The Methanobacterium alcaliphilum genomic sequence AAGTGGACTATTCTATTTTAAATGATGAAATATGTTGTGGTTCTGTTCTTCTACGTACTGGTTCTATAGAAGAAGCATATAGCCAAATCAAGAAAAATCTAAAAAAAATAGAAGGTCATAAAATATTAGTATCATGTGCTGGTTGTTATAAAACACTAACCCAAGATTATAATGAAATTACCGGTGCAAAACTGGATGTTATTCACACTTCACAACTATTTAGAGATTTAATTGATTCAGATAAACTTAAAATTAAGAAATCTGGTTTGAAAATAACTTATCACGACCCCTGTCATTTAGGAAGGCATTGCAATGAATATGATTCTCCACGGGATGTCCTAAATTCTTTTTCCAATTTAATTGAAATGGAGCATAATAAAGAGTATAGTAAATGCTGTGGTGCTGGTGGTGGAGTTAAGTCTGCTTATCCCGATCTTGCCAATACTATTTCTAATGAAAGAATGAAAGAAGCTGAGAAAGCGGATGTATCTATTTTAGTAACCTCTTGCCCATTTTGTAAGTTAAATTTAGAGTTTACAAATAAATTAGATGTCTATGACCTTTCAGAATTTATTTTACAATTTCTGGAGGATTAATATGGATAAAAAAGAACTGAAAACCATGCGAAGTTCATTCCAGAAATTAGATGAAAGAAGAATAGAAATACTGCATGACCCTCGCATTCACAGTTTAATGGAAAAAGTCTCGAAAATAAGGAAAGATTCTATAGATAATATGGAAGAACTCCTGGAAATATCAAAAATCAAATTCCAAGATAACGGTATCGAATTTACTTATGCTGAAACTGCTGAAGATGCGAGAAATATAATTTACCAACTGGTTAAAGGTTATTCCATAATTGCCAAATCCAAATCTAATACTGTTGGAGAAATAGGTCTTTCGCAGTTTTTAAAAGAAAAAGATATTGATATTGTAGAAACAGACCTGGGAGATAGAATAGTTCAGCTTAATTATAAAGATCAACGACCAGCACACCCCATAGGTCCTGCTTTACATTTAAATATTGATAAAATAGCCGAAATTATTCATGATACCCTTGGTGTGGAAGTTGAAGCTGAACCACGAGCCATTATGGAATTAATAAAACAAGATGTCTTAAAAGAACTGGAGTTATGTTCTGTGGGGATTACTGGGGCAAATTCAGTTGCGGCTGAAGATGGATCATTAATTATAGTACATAACGAGGGAAATATCAGTCTACTTTCCATGATGGATACTCATATCATTGTAGTTGGAATAGATAAATTGGTTCCCACTATAGAAGACGCAATTTCTGTAGTTAAATTAGAAACAGCTTATGCCACAGGCACTTATTTGCCATCATATATGAACATTATTTCAGGACCTTCTAAAACTGCAGATATTGAAAAAAGGCTCCTTAAAGATATGTACGGTGCTAAAAAAGTTATTGTGGTTATGATTGATAACGGCCGTAGCAAAGCTTTAAAAGAATGTTTATGGTGTATTGGTTGTGGTAGCTGTATTGTAGCATGCCCCGTTTACAATGCTGTAGGGAATGAATTCGGTTTTAGAGGATATTTAGGTGGTAGGGGAACTGCTATAAGCAAATTTCTGGAAAGTGATGAATCCAGTTATAATAACGGACTTTTTATGTGTACTCTTTGTGGTTTATGTACCCTAGAATGTCCAGTAAGCACTCCTACTTCAGATATAATAGAAAAATTGCGTTTTTCAGTTCAAAAATCAGGTTTTTATCCAAAAATTCATACCCAAATTAGTGAAAATATAAAAAAAGAAGGTAGCCCCTTTAAAAAGGAATAGTACGAAAATAAGAATAATGTATTAAATTTTTTATAATTAAATAATATTTTCAGGACATAATAATGAAAAAAGAGTGATAATGGTAAAAGTTTTTATATTCTGATTTCTTATATATTTAAAAAATACTAATTATTTTAAATAGATTTTTAGTATATTGCATCCAATATGAACTAAACTTCTTATTCTACAAGAAGGAAGAATTTAAATTGAGTTGCTAGTTACTGTTTGATTATTATCAATATATCAATAAAATATTGAATATCAGTTAAATTTTCTAAATAGAAGGTTAATATAGGAGGTAATGAATTGCTTCTATTAATAAGTCCAATAAACACAGAGGAAGCACAGGAAGCCATTGAGGGCGGTGCAGATATTGTCGATGTTAAAAATCCAAAAGAAGGATCATTAGGTGCTAATTTTCCATGGATAATAAAAAGTATTAGAGAAATGACCCCAGAAAATATGTTAGTTAGTGCAACATTAGGAGATGTTCCATACAAACCCGGAACTGTTTCACTAGCAGCCATGGGTGCTTTAGTCTCTGGAGCAGATTACATTAAAGTTGGGCTGTATGGTACCAGAAACTATGAAGAAGCTGTAGAAGTAATGAAAAATGTGGTAAAAACTGTAAAAGAAACCAATCCTGATGCAATTGTTGTGGCTTCTGGATATGCTGATGC encodes the following:
- a CDS encoding LUD domain-containing protein, which produces MDKKELKTMRSSFQKLDERRIEILHDPRIHSLMEKVSKIRKDSIDNMEELLEISKIKFQDNGIEFTYAETAEDARNIIYQLVKGYSIIAKSKSNTVGEIGLSQFLKEKDIDIVETDLGDRIVQLNYKDQRPAHPIGPALHLNIDKIAEIIHDTLGVEVEAEPRAIMELIKQDVLKELELCSVGITGANSVAAEDGSLIIVHNEGNISLLSMMDTHIIVVGIDKLVPTIEDAISVVKLETAYATGTYLPSYMNIISGPSKTADIEKRLLKDMYGAKKVIVVMIDNGRSKALKECLWCIGCGSCIVACPVYNAVGNEFGFRGYLGGRGTAISKFLESDESSYNNGLFMCTLCGLCTLECPVSTPTSDIIEKLRFSVQKSGFYPKIHTQISENIKKEGSPFKKE
- a CDS encoding (5-formylfuran-3-yl)methyl phosphate synthase produces the protein MLLLISPINTEEAQEAIEGGADIVDVKNPKEGSLGANFPWIIKSIREMTPENMLVSATLGDVPYKPGTVSLAAMGALVSGADYIKVGLYGTRNYEEAVEVMKNVVKTVKETNPDAIVVASGYADAHRVGAVDPMEIPKVAADAGADLAMLDTAVKDGKTLFDFMDLEKLAEFVNKTHGYGLKSALAGSVKRDQLKPLYNINCDVVGVRGAACTGGDRNTGKIHRSAVAELKQMINEFE
- a CDS encoding (Fe-S)-binding protein, encoding MIYFKGCVAREKEKSISEATESILNKAEVDYSILNDEICCGSVLLRTGSIEEAYSQIKKNLKKIEGHKILVSCAGCYKTLTQDYNEITGAKLDVIHTSQLFRDLIDSDKLKIKKSGLKITYHDPCHLGRHCNEYDSPRDVLNSFSNLIEMEHNKEYSKCCGAGGGVKSAYPDLANTISNERMKEAEKADVSILVTSCPFCKLNLEFTNKLDVYDLSEFILQFLED